The genomic segment CCCGACCTGGTCGGGGACGCCGGCGAGGGCCAGGCGGTCGGGACGGTCGCACCAGGTCGTCTCCGGCAGGTAGAGCCGACGGTCGATCATCGCCCGCCCGCGCGGGGTGACGTAGGCCAGGAACACCCCGACCTGACTGTTCTCGACACGGCCGGCGGTGCCGGTGTACTGCCGCTGCACCCCGACCGAGCACACCCCTTTCTTCAGGAACCCGGTCTCATCGGCGACCAGCACCGCGTCGGGGTGGCCGAGCTGTTCGATCAACCAGGAACGCACATCGTCGCGGACGGCGTCGGCGTCCCACACCGCTGTGCGCAGTAGCCGCTGCATCGCCTGCGGATCAGCGTTACCCGCCCGTTCCGCAAGCGACCAGCACGTCTTCCGTTCGGTGTCTGACAGCAGCCCTTCCACGAACTGCCCGGCCGTCGCCCGCGGCTCGGCCCGCACGAACCGATCAGCAACACGCGTCACCGCCTCATCCAGGATGACCCGCCACCGGGCGGGGTCTACGCTGTGGCCCACGGCCATCGCGCGATCTTCGGTTGTCCTCACAAACCATCGATGATCAACGCGGTGGCCGCCCTCATCCCCACGCCACGCCCAACGCCGAAGCCAAGTGACGTTGGAGTATTAAGCGATCGGTTCCGTTGTGGCGGTAGCGTCTTCTGATTCTGAATGTCGAGGCAGCCTGAGAGCATCAGCGCGCTCTGGCGGCTCCTCGACCCACTTGCCGGCCTCATCGTCCCAACGGATGATCTGATAATCCCATTCATGTTCACATGCGGCACAGATTCGCTGGGTCCACTGAACGTCGGGGTTATCGTCCAAGATGTCGTTGTCGAAGTCGACCCGGTAAGAGTCGCAGCGAGGGCAGCGGTCCGGTTGGCCCTTGTGGTGACGGTGAAAAGCCATGCCAAAGATGCCGATGGTGTGGGAGGTCGCGTCTAGCACTAACTCCGCGTCCCAGGGCGTGGCGGACTCGTAGTGCTGCAGCCAGACGGCTAGGTCCCAACTCTTATCCGAGATGGCCTTGAGGTATGAGCGAAGCCGTCCGGTTGCTAGATGCTCGGCCGCCAGCTCTGACCATGCTTTGAAATTGGAGGCTTTCGGCGCATCAGCGATTGTTTCGGGTGGCAGCGCCGCAGCTACGTGCCGCGCCAGCGCGATCAGCGACTCCCGGCAGTGAATCCCGACCGCTTGGTACGCCTCGGCTTCGTCCGCTCCGTTGTAGGCGTCGACTGCTTGCTTGTACTTGCGCCAGGCGACGGCTACGTAGCTCTCTTGCTCTTCGTCGCCCTGCGGCTCTGAACGGCTTCGCTCGGACAAGCGAACTCGTATCCCAACGTGGAAGGTGAGAGCGTAGTCTGCCGATCTGAATTCGTCCTGCGAGTACAAGTTAGTTGGGTTCGTCACCACCCAGTACCGGTCGGTTGTAGTGCGGACGTCCCAGACCTCGTGGGATGTGCTGAGCACCTTGGTGCTGATCAACCGTTCAGCATGCGTTACCTCTTCACCGCGTGCTTGACCTTCGACGTAGCGCGTGATGTTACGCACTTCATGTTCCAGCTCGGCCACCTGGCTTCTCCCGCTGTGTCGGCGAGGCACGGAGTGTAGTGCATCCGGGCTCGGTCACTAGCGGCTTTCCGACGGCTGCGGAGATTGGCACCGGCCACATGGGACCTGACCCGATCCCCGGTGCAGCCGTGCGAGTTCACCGTTGCCGCTCGATGGCCTGTGGGCGGGCAGCCCAGACGGCACAGTGTCTGCATTGATCAGCTATCCCCGTGAGCTTGATCAACACCGCTGGAAGGGGTTCAACGTGGCGGACCGGCAGGTGGCCAGCAAGATCGTCGGGTACAGATCCGGTACACCCGAGAGCAACCAGCGGCGCCACGCGTTGGCAGGCGTCAGCAGGTCCCGCGCTGGTCGGAGCATCGATCGGTCCGATTGATGATGTTCGCTCGCTACCGTGGGTGTAAGGGGTTCAAATCCCCGACTCGCGCGGCCGGGTCGGAAAGGACGCCTCTCGGATGTGGGTTGGCGCGACGGTGCGGGCCGCCGCTGCGGGCGGCCTCCGGCCGTCCTCGGACGGCCCGCACCGCTGCGCCAACCTCCCTGACGCCGTGACGATCGCGTAGGTGGTTAGCCACCGCCGAGGACGGGGCGATCGGCTGCCGCGCCGCTGCGCGGCTTGCCCTCGATGAACGTGGTCCGGGTCGCGGTGAGCCGGCGCCACGGGGAGCCGCCCCGGCCCGAGGGCCGGGGCGGGAAGCCGTACGACACCGGTCGGCCGCGCCCTCCTGGTCGTGCCATCCGCGTGCCATAAGCCGGTGCCGTAGGCGGTCGCCAGCGGTCGTGATCGGGCACCGCGACACCGCCGACGAAAAGGCGTTTCGGACAGACCAGGGCAGCCGAGAACGATCTTCCAAACTGGTGGTGTGTCAGGCGCTACGAGACGTCGAAGAGATGAAGGCCGTCGAACTCGGCGAAGTCGGCGTAGTCCTTGCCGTTGAAGGTCGCCAACGGCAGCCGGTCGACCAGGCAGCAGGCCGCGATCCATGAGTCGTTCGTCGGTCGGGGCCGCCCGCGATGCTGTGCCCGTGCCTGGAGCTGCCCCCAGGTCGTCGCCACCGCCTCGTCGAAGGGCAGCAGCACGACACCGGACCGCCACTGGGCGAGGTCGGCTAGCTTGCGGGGCCCCCAGCTCCGGAGCGCGGTCCACTTGGTCAGCTCCCCGAGCGTGACGAAGGTGATGCACAGGGTCTTTCCGGCTAGCCGGGCACGGAGCCGGTCGTGTAGCCGACCACGCAGGATCGCCGACGCGACGTCGGTGTCCAGGACGACCAGGCTCACGCGGCGCCGGTTCGACGAGAGGCGTACAGGTCGGTGAGGAAGTCATCCAGCTCGGCGTCAGACTCGAACAGGTCCGGCCGGGCGAGGTCGTCAACCGAGGCGACCGGGCGGACGCCCTGACGCCGAGCCAACTCCGCCGCCGGTACGTGCTCAGCGGTTGGCCACTCGGGGAGACTTTCGGCATTGCTCGACATCGCGGCTCACCTCCTCCAGCTCACAGCGGCTCCCATTCTCTCACGTACGGGGCCCCAAGCTGTGTCACCTCCACGCGGACTATGTACGGACTGATCTGGGCGGCAGATGCCGGCGCGTGACCCGCGGCCGCAGCTCAGAGACCGGTACGCGACCTGAGCCGTACTCCATTCCTAAACCGTGTGTCGCAAGTTCGAATCTTGCCGGGGGCACCAGCACAAACAGAGATCAACTATCGGGTCGTTGGAACCGTTTGGGGTCACCGCGGGGGTCACAGCCGAGGGCTCAGACGCCAGCAGCATCAGCCCTGACCGCCCTGTGGCATCCGAAGCACCGAGCCGGTGGGGACATCTGTCTCGCGCTCCTTGTCCGTCCGCGGGAGGAGGGCGATGGCGGTCTCGGCGATGCCCTCCAGTCGGTCGGCGTCGATCCCGGCTTTGCCGAGGGCCTCGATGCCTCGAAGCACCGCCACGACGAGCGCGGCGAGTTGGTCGGCGTCGGCGGCCGGATCGAGGTCGTTGCGACGCTGCGCGATGCGAATGTCGTCGGCCAGGGCCGTGGCAATCCCCTCCAGTGTGCGGCGGGATCGGGTGGTGACGTCGAGGTCGTGCTCGGAGAGCTCGGCCGCGCCCTTGGCGAGTAGGCATCCGCGATGCCTGCTGTCGGCGGCGACCCCGGCCGCTGCGGCGCGGATGTGGGCACACAGTCGGGCGTAGGCCTGGTCGTCCGGCCCGGTCAGCCCACTCGTCACGGCATCTGCGATGCGCGCGCAGTAGGCGTCGAAGATCCGCAGGAACAGCTGCCTCTTGCCGCCGAAGGCGCCGTACAGGCTGCCTTTGCCCAGGCCGGTCGCGGCGGCGATGGCGTCCATGCTCGTTCCTGCGTACCCCTTGGCCCAGAACTGCTCTCGGGCAGCGTCGAGGACCGCCTTCTCGTCGAACTCCCTCGGCCTGGCCACATCCCGAGGATACCGGTACTTGACGGATCGGTCCATAACCTCTACCGTTAGGGACGGATCGGTCAACAACGGCCGTTGCGACGTGAAGATGAGTCGACGAGACCTGGAGCTGAAATGACGAGCAACGAAGAAATCGTCCGGGAGGCCTACCGGCT from the Solwaraspora sp. WMMD1047 genome contains:
- a CDS encoding TetR/AcrR family transcriptional regulator; amino-acid sequence: MDRSVKYRYPRDVARPREFDEKAVLDAAREQFWAKGYAGTSMDAIAAATGLGKGSLYGAFGGKRQLFLRIFDAYCARIADAVTSGLTGPDDQAYARLCAHIRAAAAGVAADSRHRGCLLAKGAAELSEHDLDVTTRSRRTLEGIATALADDIRIAQRRNDLDPAADADQLAALVVAVLRGIEALGKAGIDADRLEGIAETAIALLPRTDKERETDVPTGSVLRMPQGGQG
- a CDS encoding type II toxin-antitoxin system VapC family toxin, encoding MSLVVLDTDVASAILRGRLHDRLRARLAGKTLCITFVTLGELTKWTALRSWGPRKLADLAQWRSGVVLLPFDEAVATTWGQLQARAQHRGRPRPTNDSWIAACCLVDRLPLATFNGKDYADFAEFDGLHLFDVS